The following are from one region of the Dreissena polymorpha isolate Duluth1 chromosome 2, UMN_Dpol_1.0, whole genome shotgun sequence genome:
- the LOC127868292 gene encoding uncharacterized protein LOC127868292 isoform X6 has product MASKRLVDSNRDNAGDFIGESAVTQSCEPCMKTNISKTATVFCKDCDEYLCDTCKNPHTVYKPGQHNIVNSQGSKSSSVILDMKGMDKCHEHAREIEFFCQDHSKLCCLSCVLIHRKCDQLDEIVKVSRQTRPELQALKHSLIKLQSEADDFLADCKQSETGLNESIAKISSEVDTMKDRIIKLFEEAKQKLISEAKQFKIADVKRIGNKRDASLKVKEELNKVLSMCCVVLDSGTPSQQYIYSELMKEKRKTIESTMDDQRKIKFLSTMTVSFPKQVTSLLEMGSNSIKLNCVGNKTVETSPISLSSQPRPLILEQLVSVDLHKTGDDEREPDLSGLDFLPDGRLVAVDNNNMKCIILNERLQRLGTPYKFEFYPQSVVCVSHDTLCVTFGGYKEVYLLSVSTDNTITLTREITTSSKFYSICCMSPSNMVVSTCDDPRPVRMISVDGVESDFDHSLTFPMKTYKLGESRCTYVQSKNTLVLTDQHAHTVYVYDTVNGTSRAVTNENIQNPLGACVGPGDTVLVCSGNKQSIVHLTIHGKILGTYPLDMRYPKSICVSKDGTRLVVSNTNQVVKKLQLYKISPAMS; this is encoded by the exons ATGGCTTCTAAAAGACTTGTGGATTCAAACCGAGACAATGCAGGCGACTTTATTGGAGAAAGTGCTGTGACACAATCATGCGAGCCCTGTATGAAAACCAACATATCAAAAACTGCTACGGTTTTCTGCAAGGATTGTGATGAATACCTGTGCGATACGTGCAAAAATCCGCACACGGTCTATAAACCAGGTCAGCATAACATTGTCAATTCACAGGGCAGTAAATCTTCGTCCGTAATACTCGACATGAAAGGAATGGACAAGTGCCATGAACATGCACGAGAAATAGAGTTTTTCTGCCAGGATCATTCTAAGCTTTGCTGTCTTTCATGTGTTCTCATTCACCGGAAATGTGACCAATTGGATGAAATAGTCAAAGTATCCAGACAAACACGACCCGAGCTTCAAGCATTAAAACATTCATTGATAAAATTGCAATCCGAGGCTGACGATTTTTTAGCGGATTGTAAGCAGTCGGAGACTGGCTTAAATGAGTCTATTGCAAAGATTTCTTCAGAGGTGGATACGATGAAAGATCGTATCATAAAATTGTTTGAAGAAGCAAAGCAGAAATTAATAAGTgaggcaaaacaatttaaaattgcGGACGTCAAACGAATTGGGAATAAACGTGACGCCTCGCTCAAAGTTAAGGAAGAACTAAATAAGGTATTGTCGATGTGCTGTGTCGTTTTAGACAGCGGGACGCCCAGTCAACAGTATATTTATTCAGAATTAATGAAGGAGAAACGGAAAACTATCGAATCAACTATGGATGACCAAAGAAAGATTAAATTCTTATCAACAATGACAGTGTCTTTTCCAAAACAGGTTACTTCCCTTCTTGAGATGGGAAGCAATTCTATAAAACTGAATTGTGTAGGCAACAAGACag tGGAAACCAGTCCCATCAGCTTATCATCCCAACCAAGGCCACTCATCCTGGAGCAGCTCGTGTCCGTGGATCTACACAAGACTGGAGATGATGAGAGGGAGCCTGACCTCAGTGGACTGGACTTCCTGCCTGACGGGAGACTGGTAGCCGTGGATAACAACAACATGAAATGTATCATACTGAATGAGCGACTACAGAGACTTGGAACACCGTACAAGTTCGAGTTTTACCCACAATCCgtagtatgtgtgtctcatgatacACTGTGTGTCACGTTTGGTGGTTATAAAGAAGTATATCTCCTGTCTGTGAGTACAGACAATACCATCACACTGACCAGGGAGATCACAACATCATCAAAGTTCTACTCTATATGCTGCATGTCTCCATCTAACATGGTCGTGAGTACGTGCGATGATCCCCGTCCAGTTAGAATGATATCAGTGGACGGGGTAGAGTCAGATTTTGATCACTCCCTGACGTTTCCTATGAAGACGTACAAACTAGGTGAGAGTAGATGCACGTATGTCCAGTCTAAGAACACGTTAGTACTGACTGACCAACACGCTCACACAGTGTACGTGTACGACACTGTGAATGGCACATCTAGAGCAGTCACTAATGAGAACATACAGAATCCATTAGGAGCCTGTGTGGGGCCTGGTGACACGGTGCTGGTGTGTAGTGGAAATAAGCAATCAATCGTACACCTGACCATCCACGGTAAAATACTCGGTACATACCCATTGGATATGAGGTACCCGAAAAGCATATGTGTGTCTAAGGATGGCACCAGGCTGGTGGTGTCTAACACCAATCAAGTCGTCAAGAAACTTCAATTGTATAAGATATCACCGGCAATGAGTTAG